CTGATTCATCAGTACTGGCGCAGGCTCCCGTCAGGATGAGTAACGATAAAGTCTGTGTTTCAGGCTTGTGCGATTCAGCCGCCTATTCATTTCTTTCCAATCATGCAGTTTATGCGGAACGCTGGGATACCTTACCCCAGGCACGTTTTTGGCGTAAAATAATGCGTACCACCCCTGATTCCGGCTATTTAAGTGTGGCAGGCAGCAGAACCATGGTTGGCAAATTTGCCGCCAAAGAATGGCTTAAGATGAATGACCAATACAAAAACAGCTTATACGACAGCTTAAGAAATTCATACTGCCTAAATACCGATGATAAAATACTTTTTACTGCCGGCAAAAATGATTTCTATAAGATCGAACCTGTCCTATCAACTATTGATAGGGCCATTAAAATATTTGAACGTGAACACACTGATCCTTTTTATGCCCAGGTTATCCTGTTAATTGAAAGTCCCGGTCGTATGCAAAAATCAACCACTGGTGCGTATGGACCATTCCAGCTGATGCGCTCTGTGGCTATCCGTATGGGATTAAAAGTAAATAAGCATGTTGATGAACGTAAAGATTTCGAAAAATCGGCCTGGGCTGCTGCAAAACTCATTCGTAATATATGTGTGCCGGAAACAAAAAATATCCTTAACAGAAATGGCATAAAATATAATGAGAATGACCTTTGGTTCCGCCTGTTGGTATTACATGTGTACCATGCCGGCGCAGGAAACGTAGCTCCTGTAATTGATAAAATTTGTCCCATCGAAGGTAACCAGGAGTTGATCAAACAGGTTTGGCAAACCAGCTGCGGTTATTTCAAAAACTCTTCACAAAATTATTCTCAATTAGCCATCGCTTCATTACTCGAACTGGACGAACATATTCTTAATCGCTGCGAGGATATGGCAGCGGTACCTGTTACTCCCCTTGATGAAACACCTCCGTTGTTGACGGAGAATCAATAATTATTTAAATAAAAACGCCCCTGAAAAAGGGGCATTTTTATTGGGTAACCGATGGGTCTCGAACCCACGACCCTCAGAACCACAATCTGATGCTCTAACCAACTGAGCTACGGCTACCATTTATCATTAATGGGCGACGAAGATACAACATTCAATAAAATTCCACAAAACAATTTTACAGCTCAACAAATCCCAAACCTGTTTAAGGAGGTATTAAGAGATGGAATAGCTAACTTTGTACTACAAGATGGCTGATTCCGCTGAGAATATCACATTAAAGATAGAAGGCATGACATGTGCCAATTGCGCTTTGGGCATAACCCGCACCCTTGAAAAAAAT
This portion of the Bacteroidota bacterium genome encodes:
- a CDS encoding transglycosylase SLT domain-containing protein — its product is MKHLSIYTAVIALSALADSSVLAQAPVRMSNDKVCVSGLCDSAAYSFLSNHAVYAERWDTLPQARFWRKIMRTTPDSGYLSVAGSRTMVGKFAAKEWLKMNDQYKNSLYDSLRNSYCLNTDDKILFTAGKNDFYKIEPVLSTIDRAIKIFEREHTDPFYAQVILLIESPGRMQKSTTGAYGPFQLMRSVAIRMGLKVNKHVDERKDFEKSAWAAAKLIRNICVPETKNILNRNGIKYNENDLWFRLLVLHVYHAGAGNVAPVIDKICPIEGNQELIKQVWQTSCGYFKNSSQNYSQLAIASLLELDEHILNRCEDMAAVPVTPLDETPPLLTENQ